In Rhodothermus marinus DSM 4252, a single genomic region encodes these proteins:
- a CDS encoding serine/threonine-protein kinase — MGRPERIGDLQPFAELASGPTATVYKAYQASLDRFVLLKILRPELAEDEAFVQRFEEEARLAARVQHPNVVAVYAFGREGPHVYFATEFVEGVSLRELLAHGPLPPALALYIVAEVARGLKAAHEKGVLHRDLKPANILISLEGQVKLTDFGMASLLACGDGEIRGTPGYLAPEQVLGEAPGPATDLFALGATLFEMLTGTPAFPGETPGEIFDAVLHHDPIPRLRNLAAVPDDVVALCARLLAKRPEQRYPDAAALLQDLEELRRRPELHATAEDLAAYVEDPTAFPRTPVPTAQPEPPAPPPARRRRRWLPATAVALLLGLGLLLRERLSVRPEHGSPPSLTASARTTPESESLTTPPEQPPPAAGSFTATDTLASRPQPAASGSTPDRSSEPAQTPAGTSRTPASAAAPPSRTPPRPARLRLEVTPWAYVVLERPDGHDSLGATPLEAPLTLPPGSYTLHMHNPEFPPYRLRLTLRPGQDTLVVVSLWMQVARLWLEVHPWAHVYIDNRYHDVVPPQQRPFILTPGLHRLRLVHPELGARDTLIQLQAGTEQTLRIDLLRRRPPER, encoded by the coding sequence ATGGGACGTCCAGAACGCATAGGCGACCTGCAGCCCTTTGCGGAGCTGGCCTCGGGCCCCACGGCCACCGTCTACAAAGCCTATCAGGCGTCGCTGGACCGTTTCGTGCTGCTGAAGATTCTCCGGCCGGAGCTGGCCGAAGACGAGGCCTTCGTGCAGCGCTTCGAGGAAGAAGCCCGGCTGGCGGCGCGCGTCCAGCATCCGAACGTGGTGGCCGTCTATGCCTTCGGCCGCGAGGGACCGCACGTCTACTTCGCCACGGAATTTGTCGAGGGTGTTTCGCTGCGCGAGCTGCTGGCGCACGGGCCGCTGCCTCCGGCGCTGGCGCTGTACATCGTGGCCGAGGTGGCCCGCGGCCTGAAGGCTGCCCACGAGAAGGGCGTGCTGCACCGCGATCTCAAGCCTGCCAACATCCTGATCTCGCTCGAAGGCCAGGTCAAGTTGACCGACTTCGGCATGGCTTCGCTGCTTGCGTGCGGCGACGGCGAAATACGCGGCACGCCCGGCTACCTGGCACCCGAGCAGGTGCTGGGCGAGGCGCCCGGGCCGGCCACCGACCTGTTCGCCCTGGGGGCCACGCTCTTCGAAATGCTGACGGGCACCCCGGCTTTTCCAGGCGAGACGCCCGGTGAAATCTTCGACGCGGTGCTGCATCACGATCCCATCCCACGCCTGCGCAACCTGGCGGCCGTACCGGACGACGTGGTGGCCCTGTGCGCCCGACTGCTGGCCAAACGTCCGGAGCAGCGCTATCCCGACGCCGCCGCGCTGCTGCAGGACCTGGAGGAACTGCGTCGTCGGCCCGAACTGCACGCCACGGCCGAAGACCTGGCGGCCTATGTGGAAGATCCAACGGCCTTTCCGCGCACTCCGGTCCCGACGGCGCAACCCGAACCGCCCGCTCCACCTCCTGCGCGGCGTCGTCGTCGGTGGTTGCCGGCCACCGCCGTTGCCCTGCTGCTCGGGCTGGGACTGCTGCTCCGGGAGCGCCTGTCCGTCCGGCCGGAACATGGGTCGCCTCCCTCGCTGACCGCTTCCGCCCGCACCACGCCGGAAAGCGAATCGCTGACCACACCGCCGGAGCAACCACCCCCGGCTGCCGGATCATTCACGGCGACGGACACCCTCGCCTCGCGCCCGCAGCCTGCAGCCTCCGGTTCCACTCCGGATCGGTCCTCCGAGCCTGCTCAGACGCCTGCGGGCACCTCCCGCACCCCTGCCTCGGCCGCCGCTCCTCCCTCCCGGACGCCTCCCCGCCCGGCCCGGCTGCGTCTGGAAGTCACACCCTGGGCGTACGTGGTGCTGGAGCGCCCGGACGGCCACGACTCGCTGGGCGCCACCCCGCTGGAAGCCCCACTGACGCTGCCGCCCGGAAGCTACACGCTGCACATGCACAACCCGGAGTTTCCGCCCTACCGACTGAGGCTGACGCTCCGTCCCGGGCAGGACACGCTGGTGGTCGTCTCGCTCTGGATGCAGGTGGCCCGTCTGTGGCTGGAGGTTCATCCCTGGGCGCACGTGTACATCGACAACCGCTACCACGACGTCGTCCCGCCCCAGCAGCGGCCGTTCATTCTGACGCCGGGCCTGCACCGTCTCCGGCTGGTGCATCCGGAGCTGGGTGCCCGCGATACGTTGATCCAGTTGCAGGCCGGCACGGAGCAGACGCTTCGGATCGACCTGCTGCGGCGACGACCACCGGAACGCTAA
- a CDS encoding amylo-alpha-1,6-glucosidase, producing the protein MRTTTALREQACQVLEANWTGRFTKPAPRLYPHQWSWDAAFIALGWMHENQERAQQELRHLFRAQWKNGLVPHIVFHRRARGYFPGPGVWETHRSPDAPARIATSGIVQPPVHATAAWAMYRQARDRRATRAFLEELFPKLMAWHDYLFRERDYHSEGLVYIRHPWESGMDNAPLWDGIEQRMHLNPGDRPRYRRVDTTLVAEADRPTGAEYDRYLYLVRLFAEAGYDEARLRESCPFLVEDVLFNTLICQAEQDLAEIAAELGDDPEPFRQRARRVAEAVNRKLWDDRRALYFDYDLVLDRPIWVRMAACFTPLFAGIPDGLQAARLVSHLEASGFFNWDGSCYSVPSYDPNGLGFSPVQYWRGPVWININWLLIEGLARYGYTEHAAHLGRTVRLLVERNGFYEYYHPYTGEGHGSEQFSWTAALVLDLLARRPEWMQWGVRSTRRRAVA; encoded by the coding sequence ATGCGTACAACGACAGCGTTACGGGAACAGGCGTGTCAGGTGCTGGAGGCTAACTGGACGGGGCGCTTCACGAAGCCGGCGCCGCGCCTGTATCCGCATCAGTGGTCCTGGGATGCCGCCTTCATTGCGCTGGGGTGGATGCACGAGAATCAGGAACGGGCACAGCAGGAACTGCGGCATCTGTTCCGGGCACAGTGGAAAAACGGGCTGGTACCGCACATCGTGTTCCATCGACGGGCACGCGGGTATTTCCCGGGGCCCGGTGTCTGGGAGACGCACCGGAGCCCGGACGCACCGGCCCGGATCGCCACGTCCGGGATCGTGCAGCCGCCCGTGCATGCCACGGCCGCCTGGGCCATGTACCGACAGGCGCGCGATCGGAGGGCGACCCGTGCCTTTCTGGAGGAGCTGTTCCCGAAGCTGATGGCCTGGCACGACTACCTGTTCCGGGAGCGGGACTACCACAGCGAGGGGCTGGTCTACATCCGGCACCCCTGGGAGTCGGGCATGGACAACGCGCCGCTGTGGGATGGGATCGAACAACGCATGCATCTGAACCCGGGCGACCGGCCACGCTATCGCCGCGTCGATACGACGCTGGTAGCCGAGGCCGACCGTCCGACGGGAGCCGAGTACGACCGTTACCTGTACCTGGTGCGGCTGTTTGCCGAGGCCGGCTACGACGAGGCGCGCCTCCGGGAAAGCTGTCCGTTTCTGGTCGAGGACGTGCTATTCAACACGCTGATCTGTCAGGCCGAGCAGGATCTGGCCGAAATCGCCGCGGAGCTGGGCGACGACCCCGAGCCGTTCCGGCAGCGGGCCCGTCGCGTGGCCGAGGCCGTCAACCGGAAGCTCTGGGACGATCGGCGGGCGCTGTATTTCGACTACGATCTGGTGCTGGATCGGCCGATCTGGGTGCGCATGGCCGCCTGTTTTACGCCGCTGTTCGCCGGCATCCCGGACGGGTTGCAGGCCGCGCGGCTGGTCAGCCACCTGGAAGCGTCGGGCTTTTTCAACTGGGACGGTTCCTGTTACTCCGTGCCGAGCTACGATCCCAACGGACTGGGTTTTTCGCCGGTGCAGTACTGGCGGGGACCGGTCTGGATTAACATCAACTGGTTGCTGATCGAAGGACTGGCCCGCTACGGCTATACCGAGCACGCCGCGCATCTCGGCCGTACTGTTCGGCTGCTCGTCGAACGCAACGGCTTTTACGAGTACTACCATCCGTACACGGGCGAAGGGCACGGCTCGGAGCAGTTTTCCTGGACGGCCGCGCTGGTGCTGGATCTGCTGGCACGCCGGCCCGAATGGATGCAGTGGGGTGTGCGCTCGACGCGTCGGCGCGCCGTGGCCTGA
- a CDS encoding Kelch repeat-containing protein: MRILAFCSLLLIALPLRAQVWHELPPMPTPRYAAAAAELNGYLYVIGGIGENDALLTTVEVYDPVQGVWIHEVPQLDEPRAYATAVVLENHLYLIGGLEGDTLANAEATDDVLVFDPEGGWKEVASLEEERYGLAAVVFKGQIYAIGGLSREAQFFNDRLNRQPAPLSTIEVYDPQQDRWETVARLPQAVAFAAAALLGEDVYVIGGLSSNIPVTLIQRYRPATNEVIPLTTALPQEWWAGTALTYRDRILLLGGLGGARGTPLANVYALTFTSGRLEFRDLPGLQQARFSFAAASYNDTVFVFGGLDQPEGHPLDSAEAASASILTPRESPELPADFDLAPPTPHPFREQVTFTLSVSARRSDAPVQLVVYDLLGRPIARLLDRPLPPGRHVLSWNGTDAVGHPVPAGVYLVRLTQGPYHREHLLIRIR; this comes from the coding sequence ATGCGCATCCTGGCATTTTGCAGTCTGCTGTTGATCGCCCTGCCGCTGCGCGCGCAGGTCTGGCACGAACTGCCCCCCATGCCCACGCCACGTTATGCGGCCGCGGCCGCCGAGTTGAACGGCTACCTCTACGTCATCGGTGGCATCGGTGAAAACGACGCCCTGCTGACCACCGTCGAAGTCTACGACCCGGTGCAGGGCGTCTGGATCCATGAGGTGCCCCAGTTGGACGAACCCCGCGCGTACGCCACCGCCGTCGTGCTGGAAAATCACCTCTACCTGATCGGTGGGCTGGAAGGCGACACGCTGGCAAACGCCGAGGCGACCGACGACGTGCTCGTCTTCGATCCGGAGGGCGGCTGGAAAGAAGTGGCTTCGCTCGAAGAAGAGCGCTATGGGCTGGCGGCCGTCGTATTCAAAGGCCAGATTTACGCGATCGGGGGGCTATCGCGCGAAGCGCAGTTTTTCAACGATCGGCTGAACCGCCAGCCTGCGCCGCTCAGCACGATCGAAGTATATGACCCGCAGCAGGACCGCTGGGAGACGGTGGCCCGGCTACCTCAGGCTGTTGCCTTTGCCGCCGCCGCGCTTCTTGGAGAGGACGTCTATGTGATCGGCGGGCTCAGCAGCAACATTCCGGTCACGCTGATTCAACGCTACCGCCCGGCCACCAACGAGGTGATCCCCCTGACGACCGCGCTGCCGCAGGAGTGGTGGGCCGGGACGGCCCTGACCTATCGTGACCGAATCCTCCTGCTCGGGGGACTGGGCGGCGCCCGGGGCACTCCGCTGGCGAACGTCTATGCCCTGACGTTCACCTCCGGACGCCTGGAATTTCGTGACCTGCCCGGCCTGCAACAGGCGCGCTTCAGCTTTGCGGCCGCCTCGTACAACGACACAGTTTTTGTCTTCGGGGGGCTGGATCAACCCGAAGGCCACCCGCTGGACTCGGCCGAGGCGGCCTCCGCTTCCATCCTGACGCCCCGCGAATCTCCAGAGCTGCCCGCCGACTTCGATCTGGCACCGCCCACGCCCCATCCTTTCCGTGAGCAGGTCACCTTCACGCTGAGCGTCAGCGCCCGACGGTCCGACGCCCCGGTGCAGCTTGTCGTGTACGATCTGCTGGGACGCCCGATCGCGCGGCTGCTGGATCGGCCGCTACCGCCCGGCCGCCACGTGCTTTCCTGGAACGGCACCGATGCGGTGGGACATCCGGTGCCGGCCGGCGTTTACCTGGTACGCCTCACGCAGGGGCCCTACCACCGGGAACACCTGTTGATTCGGATTCGCTGA
- a CDS encoding DUF5683 domain-containing protein, with the protein MRRVVRRCLPILPGILLGITALAQPVRAPEPLLQAVWRAYQALDYEQADSLARNALNDYQRFTPDQLVELHTVLALVAMSRNETTEARRHFKAALSLNPELQLDPVLASPKVREFFEQIRQEMQSAPPVTASSEATIRYVVQPDPRPEAALRSLLLPGWGQHYKGQHLKGWILTGSWGLLLGASLAAHLQYTRAYDRYRRETDPARIERRYRTANRWFKARNGLLMGLAAVWAYSYLDALLQPVAPSASPVVRPYVSGTGAGLEMRWHF; encoded by the coding sequence ATGCGCCGGGTCGTACGCCGCTGCCTGCCGATCCTGCCGGGGATCCTGCTCGGGATAACCGCCCTGGCCCAGCCCGTCCGTGCGCCGGAGCCGCTCCTGCAGGCCGTCTGGCGGGCCTACCAGGCGCTGGATTACGAGCAGGCCGACAGCCTGGCCCGGAATGCGCTGAACGATTACCAGCGCTTCACGCCGGACCAGCTCGTCGAACTGCATACGGTGCTGGCGCTGGTGGCCATGTCGCGCAACGAAACCACCGAAGCCCGACGCCACTTCAAGGCCGCTCTTTCGCTGAATCCCGAGCTTCAGCTCGACCCGGTGCTGGCCTCGCCCAAAGTCCGGGAGTTCTTCGAACAGATTCGTCAGGAAATGCAATCAGCGCCTCCGGTCACGGCCTCCTCCGAGGCCACCATTCGCTACGTGGTGCAGCCCGATCCGCGTCCGGAAGCGGCGCTGCGCTCGCTGCTGCTGCCCGGCTGGGGCCAGCATTACAAAGGCCAGCACCTGAAGGGCTGGATCCTGACCGGAAGCTGGGGCCTGCTGCTTGGCGCGAGCCTGGCCGCCCATCTGCAATACACACGCGCCTACGACCGCTACCGTCGCGAGACCGACCCCGCCCGCATCGAGCGCCGCTACCGTACGGCCAACCGCTGGTTCAAAGCCCGCAACGGGTTGCTTATGGGCCTGGCGGCCGTGTGGGCCTACAGCTACCTGGACGCCCTGTTGCAACCCGTTGCCCCGTCCGCCTCGCCGGTCGTGCGCCCCTACGTGTCGGGCACCGGAGCCGGGCTGGAAATGCGCTGGCACTTCTGA
- a CDS encoding intein-containing RctB family protein: MAELRFVKIHDYLWEIPRTGGMRVPARIYASEKILRELKEDQAPQQAVNVAHLPGIVKYSLAMPDIHWGYGFPIGGVAAFDLDEGVISPGGVGYDINCLTGEARVLHAHGYYRTIAEIVEAGTNDPLCSYRFAVRRPESARIIYRFGETPRTRVWRVWTRGGDTVEATEDHPFWTPQGMVPLRELRPGDRVAFCPFEGVPYEAPSSETILSPEAFWEALRQLGIPDRGRRYRQLVRYLTRRGLLPLRYDSPALPLLCKLLGYLLGDGTCYRERNGRIRLVAYGRAEDLEAMRHDLEALGVRAARLRRRRRRHRVQTVYRPYAFEREEVSLHITSRAFALLLVALGMPIGDRTAQDFEAPAWLERAPRWQKRLFLAGLFGAELSAPRLMSGHARTFATPVLTLTKRAPFAESGRRFLETLARWAAELGVRTQAIEARRELLATGERVRWQWRMASDPASLRALWGRIGYEYNFRRQHEAACALQYVKYKEQVVRQRQEAVRLLRRWRAAGVSVGEATRRLADQDINRRFVERTYYEQRGDTPRIGDAVCSYAAFRRERQNGQEPLGCVWEEIVRIEPVERPELRVYDLTVDHPDHNFIANGFVVSNCGVRLLASRLTYEEVEPHLERLVEMLFRRVPTGVGASGALRVSKQELRRVAVEGAHWAVRHGFGSEVDLEFIEENGRIEGADPAAVSERAYERGADQLGTLGSGNHFLEVGYVAQIFDDEAARVMGLFPGQVTVIIHTGSRGFGYQICDDYLAVMDRALARYHIRLPDRQLACAPLRSPEGQQYLAAMRCGINFAFANRQIIAHNTRKAFAEALGMREEDIGLRTVYEVAHNIAKIEEHTIDGERRRVCVHRKGATRAFPPGHSQIPAAYRSIGQPVLIPGDMGRYSYVLVGTEQAMQETFGSTCHGAGRQLSRTKAKKVASGRHVAEELRARGIIVRGASIRTINEEIPEAYKDVAEVVEVCHRAGISRKVAQLRPIGCIKG; the protein is encoded by the coding sequence ATGGCGGAATTGCGCTTTGTCAAGATCCACGACTATCTCTGGGAGATTCCCAGGACGGGCGGCATGCGGGTGCCCGCCCGCATCTACGCCAGCGAAAAGATCCTGCGCGAACTGAAGGAGGATCAGGCGCCCCAGCAGGCCGTCAACGTGGCGCATCTGCCGGGCATCGTCAAGTACTCGCTGGCCATGCCCGACATCCACTGGGGCTACGGCTTTCCCATCGGCGGGGTGGCCGCGTTCGATCTGGACGAAGGCGTGATCTCGCCCGGCGGTGTTGGCTACGATATTAATTGCCTTACCGGCGAGGCACGGGTGCTTCATGCCCATGGCTACTATCGCACGATCGCCGAAATCGTCGAGGCCGGTACGAACGATCCGCTCTGCAGCTATCGGTTTGCGGTGCGTCGGCCCGAGTCGGCCCGGATCATTTATCGTTTCGGGGAAACGCCGCGTACGCGCGTCTGGCGCGTCTGGACCCGGGGCGGCGACACCGTGGAGGCTACCGAAGACCATCCGTTCTGGACGCCGCAGGGGATGGTGCCGCTGCGGGAGCTGCGTCCCGGCGATCGGGTAGCGTTCTGTCCCTTCGAAGGCGTGCCCTACGAGGCCCCGTCATCCGAGACCATCCTGAGCCCCGAGGCTTTCTGGGAAGCGCTGCGGCAACTGGGCATTCCTGATCGCGGTCGGCGTTACCGGCAGCTTGTGCGCTATCTGACGCGCCGTGGTCTATTGCCGCTGCGCTACGATTCGCCTGCGTTGCCGCTCCTCTGCAAGCTGCTGGGCTATCTTCTGGGCGATGGCACCTGCTACCGGGAGCGCAACGGCCGTATCCGACTGGTCGCCTACGGTCGCGCGGAAGATCTGGAAGCGATGCGGCATGATCTGGAGGCGCTGGGAGTCCGTGCGGCCCGACTGCGTCGGCGTCGCCGTCGGCATCGGGTGCAGACGGTTTACCGCCCCTATGCCTTCGAGCGCGAAGAGGTCAGCCTGCACATCACCAGCCGGGCGTTTGCGCTCCTGCTGGTCGCGCTGGGCATGCCGATCGGCGATCGGACGGCCCAGGACTTCGAAGCACCGGCCTGGCTGGAGCGAGCGCCCCGCTGGCAGAAACGGCTGTTTCTGGCCGGGTTGTTCGGGGCCGAGCTGTCGGCCCCGCGGCTCATGAGCGGGCATGCGCGTACGTTTGCGACCCCGGTGCTGACGCTGACCAAACGGGCACCGTTTGCCGAAAGCGGCCGCCGTTTCCTGGAGACGCTGGCGCGCTGGGCAGCCGAACTGGGCGTACGCACGCAGGCCATCGAAGCCCGCCGGGAGCTGCTCGCTACCGGCGAACGCGTGCGCTGGCAGTGGCGGATGGCATCCGATCCGGCCAGCCTGCGGGCGCTCTGGGGACGCATCGGTTACGAGTACAACTTCCGACGGCAGCACGAGGCCGCCTGCGCGCTGCAGTACGTCAAGTACAAGGAGCAGGTGGTGCGGCAGCGCCAGGAGGCGGTGCGGCTGCTGCGTCGCTGGAGGGCGGCCGGCGTGTCGGTCGGGGAAGCGACGAGGCGGCTGGCCGATCAGGACATCAACCGGCGCTTTGTCGAACGCACCTATTACGAGCAGCGCGGTGACACGCCTCGCATTGGCGATGCGGTGTGCAGCTATGCGGCATTTCGCCGGGAACGGCAGAACGGACAGGAGCCTCTGGGCTGCGTCTGGGAAGAGATCGTGCGTATCGAGCCGGTGGAACGGCCCGAACTTCGGGTGTACGACCTGACCGTCGATCATCCCGATCACAACTTCATCGCCAACGGCTTTGTGGTCTCCAACTGCGGCGTGCGGCTGCTGGCCAGCCGGCTGACCTACGAGGAGGTCGAGCCGCATCTGGAGCGTCTCGTTGAGATGCTCTTCCGGCGCGTGCCCACCGGCGTAGGCGCCTCGGGCGCGCTCAGGGTCTCGAAACAGGAGCTGCGGCGCGTGGCCGTCGAGGGCGCGCACTGGGCCGTGCGCCATGGATTCGGTTCGGAAGTCGATCTGGAATTCATTGAAGAAAACGGCCGTATTGAAGGGGCCGATCCTGCAGCCGTCTCGGAGCGCGCCTATGAGCGGGGCGCGGACCAGCTCGGCACGCTGGGTTCGGGCAACCACTTCCTGGAGGTCGGCTACGTGGCGCAGATCTTCGACGACGAGGCGGCGCGGGTCATGGGGCTGTTCCCGGGGCAGGTGACCGTCATCATTCACACCGGATCGCGCGGCTTCGGCTACCAGATCTGCGACGATTATCTGGCCGTCATGGACCGCGCGTTGGCCAGGTACCATATCCGGTTGCCGGATCGCCAGCTCGCCTGCGCACCGCTGCGCTCACCGGAAGGCCAGCAGTATCTGGCCGCCATGCGCTGCGGGATCAACTTCGCCTTCGCCAACCGCCAGATCATCGCGCACAACACGCGCAAGGCGTTCGCCGAGGCGCTGGGCATGCGCGAAGAGGACATCGGGCTGCGGACGGTCTATGAAGTGGCACACAACATCGCCAAGATCGAAGAGCACACGATCGACGGCGAGCGGCGGCGCGTGTGCGTCCACCGCAAAGGTGCAACGCGGGCTTTCCCGCCGGGCCATTCCCAGATTCCGGCGGCCTACCGGAGTATCGGCCAGCCCGTGCTGATTCCGGGCGACATGGGACGCTACTCCTACGTGCTGGTCGGCACCGAGCAGGCCATGCAGGAGACGTTCGGCAGCACGTGCCACGGGGCCGGTCGCCAGCTCAGCCGGACGAAGGCCAAGAAGGTAGCCAGTGGCCGCCACGTGGCCGAGGAGTTGCGCGCCCGGGGTATCATCGTGCGGGGCGCTAGCATCCGCACGATCAACGAGGAGATTCCCGAAGCCTATAAAGACGTGGCCGAGGTGGTCGAGGTGTGCCATCGGGCGGGCATCTCCCGCAAGGTGGCGCAGCTCCGGCCGATCGGCTGTATCAAAGGATAA